A section of the Flavobacterium ardleyense genome encodes:
- a CDS encoding sensor histidine kinase, with product MNRLFFRLLVLLMSLSLIGIILVQVYWFNSSFKNNEEQFGFHVRQVIGNVAEKIQKQEAYSFLNKYEKLKDSIGKDPQKSDLLEFYYVQKNNVTNETIIYSNSIISEDYNISSSFFDKKLDSVKSRNFSSKRITEVYNNNQIDNSDISANLKPDTKIEKIGSVDILQNAQFEISFRDVASAMPIQDRISKERLQRLLENELDEYGVHTSFEYGIYYNGLATKIRSDKFRNSGNSTYSTPIFTDNEGKSGYSLYLSFPQKKRFLFSDLIGITILSIIFTLIIIIAYSSALNQLIKQRQISEIKTDFINNMTHEFKTPIATINLALDAIKNPKVKDDPEKRERYLQMIRDENKRMHAQVENVLRISKLERKELEIAKESSDIHDMIEDAIEHVNLIIEDRGGEIITHLDASRRTVLLNDMHFTNVLVNVLDNAIKYTPDTPLIEVYTENVKDFVIIKVKDNGQGMSKIAQKRIFEKFYREHTGDLHNVKGHGLGLAYVKKIVEDHNGQIFVESEKGKGSTFIIKLPLIN from the coding sequence ATGAATAGGTTATTTTTTCGCTTGCTGGTACTTTTGATGAGTTTATCTTTGATAGGAATCATACTTGTACAAGTTTATTGGTTTAATTCTTCCTTTAAGAATAATGAGGAACAATTTGGATTTCACGTACGACAAGTGATTGGAAATGTTGCAGAAAAAATCCAAAAACAAGAAGCTTACAGTTTTTTAAATAAGTACGAAAAGTTAAAAGATAGCATCGGCAAAGATCCTCAGAAAAGTGATTTGTTGGAATTTTATTATGTGCAAAAAAATAATGTTACCAATGAAACAATTATTTATTCGAATAGTATAATTTCAGAGGATTACAACATTTCATCTTCGTTCTTTGATAAAAAGCTTGATAGTGTAAAAAGTAGAAATTTTTCTTCAAAGCGCATTACAGAAGTTTATAATAACAATCAGATTGACAATAGTGACATTAGTGCAAATTTAAAGCCGGACACTAAAATTGAAAAAATTGGAAGTGTTGATATTTTACAGAACGCGCAGTTCGAGATATCTTTTAGAGATGTTGCCTCTGCGATGCCTATTCAAGATCGTATAAGCAAAGAGAGATTGCAGCGATTACTCGAAAATGAGCTGGATGAATATGGAGTTCACACTTCTTTTGAATATGGAATTTACTACAATGGTCTTGCTACAAAAATAAGATCTGATAAATTTCGCAATTCTGGAAACTCTACTTATTCAACTCCAATTTTTACTGACAATGAAGGAAAAAGTGGGTATAGTCTGTATTTAAGTTTTCCTCAGAAAAAGAGATTTCTATTTTCTGATTTAATTGGAATAACAATTTTATCGATAATATTTACTTTGATAATAATTATCGCCTACAGCAGTGCTTTAAATCAGTTAATTAAGCAACGTCAGATTTCTGAAATCAAAACAGACTTTATAAATAATATGACGCATGAGTTTAAAACTCCAATTGCGACAATAAATTTAGCCCTTGATGCAATCAAGAATCCAAAGGTAAAAGATGATCCCGAAAAGAGGGAGCGCTATCTGCAAATGATTCGCGACGAAAATAAGAGAATGCATGCACAAGTTGAAAATGTATTGCGTATCTCAAAATTAGAGCGCAAAGAATTGGAAATTGCGAAAGAGTCAAGCGATATTCATGATATGATTGAAGATGCAATTGAACATGTTAATCTAATAATTGAGGATAGAGGAGGTGAAATCATAACGCATCTCGATGCAAGCAGACGTACGGTATTGCTTAATGACATGCATTTTACCAACGTATTGGTAAATGTGTTAGATAATGCAATAAAATATACGCCCGATACACCACTAATAGAAGTTTATACCGAAAATGTCAAAGACTTTGTAATTATAAAAGTCAAGGATAATGGTCAAGGAATGTCAAAAATTGCACAGAAGAGAATTTTTGAAAAGTTTTATAGAGAGCATACAGGCGATTTGCATAATGTCAAGGGACACGGTCTTGGCCTAGCATACGTCAAAAAAATAGTTGAAGATCATAATGGTCAAATATTCGTTGAAAGCGAAAAAGGAAAAGGCAGCACATTTATAATAAAATTACCCCTAATAAATTAA
- a CDS encoding response regulator transcription factor has product METENKKILLVEDDQNFGAILKDYLMLNDFDVTLAKNGMEGFEKFKKDTYDLCILDVMMPYKDGYTLAKEIREKNKEVPIIFLTAKSMKEDVLKGYKVGADDYLNKPFDSEVLLMKIKAIIQRKASDTKSDHVRFEFQIGNFHLNSKLRFLTFKDEEPIKLSPKENELLKLLTLYENDLMPRELALTKIWRDDNYFTSRSMDVYIAKLRKYLKPDEDVEILNIHGEGFRLVVRNKENKPKLAE; this is encoded by the coding sequence ATGGAAACTGAAAACAAGAAAATATTACTAGTAGAAGATGATCAAAATTTTGGTGCAATACTAAAAGATTATCTTATGTTAAATGATTTTGATGTCACTCTCGCCAAGAATGGTATGGAGGGATTTGAAAAATTTAAAAAAGATACGTATGACTTATGTATTCTTGATGTTATGATGCCATACAAAGATGGGTATACATTAGCAAAGGAAATACGTGAAAAAAATAAAGAAGTGCCAATCATTTTCTTGACTGCAAAGTCTATGAAGGAGGATGTACTTAAAGGATATAAAGTAGGGGCAGACGATTATCTTAATAAACCTTTTGATTCGGAAGTGTTATTGATGAAAATTAAAGCAATCATACAGAGAAAAGCAAGTGATACAAAGAGTGATCATGTAAGATTTGAATTTCAAATTGGAAATTTCCATTTGAATTCTAAACTTAGATTCTTGACTTTCAAAGACGAAGAACCGATAAAGTTGTCTCCAAAGGAAAATGAACTTTTGAAGTTATTAACTTTATACGAAAATGATTTAATGCCTAGAGAGCTAGCATTAACAAAAATATGGAGAGATGATAACTATTTCACATCAAGAAGTATGGATGTTTATATAGCGAAATTGCGTAAATATCTTAAACCTGATGAAGATGTTGAAATTTTAAATATTCACGGAGAAGGATTTAGACTTGTTGTTCGCAATAAAGAAAATAAGCCAAAACTCGCAGAATAA
- the miaA gene encoding tRNA (adenosine(37)-N6)-dimethylallyltransferase MiaA, producing the protein MISKKYLIVIVGPTAIGKTSKAIEVAQNYNCEILSCDSRQFYKEMSIGTAVPSKEELSAVKHHFIHNKSIGDKYTVGDFERDAIQKLDLLYATSDFAVMVGGSGLYVEAVLFGMDEFPEIDPSIRVEIQNNYQNLGITYLQENLQKLDADQFEVIEKGNPQRLMRALEVCLQTGKPYSSFLTKNTKKRNFIPIIIGLEADRSLIYERINRRVDIMIEDGLLAEVKSLQNFKEINALQTVGYKELFAFLTDEYSWDFAVETIKRNTRRYAKRQLTWFKKNEYTKWFNYNESSKTIFDYIDSKKTETEI; encoded by the coding sequence ATGATTTCCAAAAAATATTTGATCGTTATTGTAGGCCCAACCGCAATTGGCAAAACTTCCAAAGCTATAGAGGTGGCACAAAATTATAATTGCGAAATTTTGTCATGTGATTCTCGACAATTTTATAAAGAAATGAGCATAGGCACAGCCGTTCCCTCCAAAGAAGAACTCAGCGCCGTAAAACATCACTTTATACATAACAAATCGATTGGAGATAAATACACTGTTGGAGACTTTGAGAGAGATGCAATACAGAAACTTGATCTCTTATATGCAACTTCAGATTTTGCAGTGATGGTGGGTGGCTCTGGCCTGTATGTGGAAGCTGTATTATTTGGAATGGATGAATTTCCGGAGATTGATCCAAGTATAAGAGTAGAAATTCAGAATAATTATCAAAACTTAGGAATTACCTATTTGCAAGAAAATCTGCAAAAGTTAGATGCAGATCAATTTGAAGTAATAGAAAAAGGAAATCCTCAGCGGTTAATGCGTGCACTGGAAGTCTGTTTGCAAACAGGAAAACCCTATTCAAGCTTTCTGACAAAGAATACAAAAAAGAGAAATTTTATTCCAATAATAATAGGATTAGAAGCAGATCGCTCACTAATTTATGAACGAATAAATCGTCGCGTTGATATAATGATAGAGGACGGATTACTTGCAGAAGTAAAATCTCTACAAAATTTTAAAGAGATTAATGCATTGCAAACCGTTGGTTATAAAGAGCTTTTTGCCTTTCTTACCGACGAGTATTCATGGGATTTTGCGGTAGAAACCATCAAAAGAAATACTCGTCGATATGCTAAAAGACAACTCACTTGGTTTAAAAAAAATGAGTATACCAAATGGTTTAATTACAATGAGAGCAGTAAAACAATTTTTGACTACATTGACAGTAAAAAAACTGAAACTGAAATTTAA
- a CDS encoding ion transporter gives MEIHINERLRRKLHRIIYEADTPTGKLFDIILLILILISIAAIMFESVAAIRFKYGHMLHIIEWTITILFTIEYIARILTVRKPIKYVLSAYGIIDLLAILPSYISLLLPGAHLLASLRAVRLLRVFRILKLGHFVGASHMLMIALRRSRDKIFVFLFTVIILCVIFGTLMYMIEGPLNGFSDIPVSIYWTIVTLTTVGFGDITPQTGLGQFLSMVIMIMGYGIIAVPTGIVTSEIVNKKPGNQPTNTTSCPNCNETNHKDYANFCYNCGEKLHAKERGE, from the coding sequence TTGGAAATTCACATTAATGAAAGATTAAGGAGGAAACTCCATAGGATAATTTACGAGGCTGATACTCCGACGGGTAAGCTGTTTGATATTATTCTGTTGATACTTATTCTTATTTCTATTGCTGCCATTATGTTTGAAAGCGTAGCAGCTATTAGATTTAAGTATGGTCACATGCTGCACATTATTGAGTGGACCATAACTATATTATTTACTATCGAATATATTGCAAGAATTCTTACAGTTCGTAAACCAATAAAATATGTTTTAAGTGCCTACGGAATTATAGATTTATTGGCTATTCTACCATCTTATATAAGTTTGCTATTGCCAGGGGCGCATCTATTAGCTTCTTTGAGGGCTGTTCGTTTATTGCGAGTTTTTAGAATCTTGAAACTTGGACATTTTGTGGGTGCATCGCATATGCTAATGATTGCATTGAGAAGAAGTAGGGACAAAATATTTGTGTTCCTTTTCACCGTAATAATTCTTTGTGTCATTTTTGGAACTTTGATGTATATGATAGAAGGACCACTAAATGGCTTTTCAGATATACCAGTGAGCATTTATTGGACAATAGTGACATTAACAACTGTAGGTTTTGGCGATATTACTCCGCAAACTGGCCTTGGACAATTTTTATCAATGGTCATTATGATTATGGGTTACGGAATTATTGCGGTACCAACTGGTATAGTGACGTCTGAAATTGTAAATAAAAAACCTGGCAATCAACCTACAAACACAACTTCTTGTCCAAACTGCAACGAAACTAACCACAAAGATTACGCGAATTTTTGTTACAATTGTGGAGAAAAACTACACGCTAAAGAAAGAGGAGAATGA
- a CDS encoding exonuclease domain-containing protein translates to MYAILDIETTGGQFNEEGITEIAIYKFDGNEIVDQFISLVNPEIPIQPFVIKLTGINNEMLVNAPKFYEVAKRILEICNGCILVAHNSSFDYRILRTEFRRLGYDFQTNTLCTVELAQKLLPEQPSFSLGKLVRALGIPMADRHRASGDALATVKLFKLLLSKDTSKTIVKELIKTEVEKGISPKLLDIVESLPSKTGVYYVHKEDGTIIFIAKSKNIKRAVNKHFIGDSRISKKIQAEVFTVTFEETATELIGIIKERTEVVENKPELNKVTNKSIYRWGLYEELNDEGFRVLNIKKADRFRKEISLFATLPEAKSMIEMAVEDFYIIPSLLKIGFELEVKSNNTIPLVEIYNQRVEDLIKHVQIDGKTFFIRERGRTIHERSAILVEDGICKGYAFFDLNYQVLNVNVLKNILIPIKHTSDIKNILQAYILKNKNLKIVYL, encoded by the coding sequence TTGTACGCAATACTTGACATAGAAACCACAGGAGGACAATTTAACGAAGAAGGGATTACAGAAATTGCTATCTATAAATTTGATGGAAACGAAATAGTAGATCAATTTATAAGCCTAGTTAATCCTGAAATACCAATTCAACCTTTCGTGATAAAACTGACAGGCATTAATAACGAAATGCTAGTAAATGCTCCAAAGTTTTACGAGGTGGCAAAGCGAATTTTGGAAATTTGCAACGGTTGTATCCTTGTGGCACATAATTCTAGCTTTGATTATAGAATTTTGCGTACTGAGTTTAGGCGCTTAGGATACGATTTCCAGACAAATACACTTTGTACAGTTGAGCTTGCGCAAAAATTACTACCAGAACAGCCATCTTTTAGCTTAGGAAAACTCGTTCGTGCGCTCGGTATTCCCATGGCTGACAGGCATCGTGCAAGTGGAGATGCATTAGCAACGGTCAAACTTTTCAAGCTGTTACTTTCTAAAGATACTTCCAAAACAATTGTCAAGGAGTTGATAAAAACTGAAGTCGAAAAAGGAATCTCTCCTAAACTTCTTGATATTGTAGAATCTTTGCCTTCCAAAACGGGGGTGTATTATGTCCATAAAGAAGATGGAACCATTATTTTTATCGCAAAAAGCAAAAATATAAAGAGAGCGGTAAACAAGCACTTTATTGGGGATTCTAGAATTTCGAAAAAGATTCAAGCAGAAGTTTTTACTGTAACTTTTGAGGAGACTGCGACTGAACTTATTGGAATTATAAAAGAACGCACAGAAGTTGTCGAGAATAAGCCCGAATTAAATAAAGTTACCAATAAAAGTATATACCGTTGGGGCTTATACGAAGAGCTTAACGACGAAGGATTTCGTGTTTTAAATATCAAAAAAGCGGACAGATTTCGAAAAGAGATTTCACTATTTGCTACTCTTCCCGAAGCAAAAAGTATGATTGAAATGGCAGTCGAGGATTTTTATATTATCCCATCTTTACTAAAGATTGGATTTGAGTTAGAAGTTAAATCAAATAATACGATTCCATTAGTAGAGATCTACAATCAGCGCGTAGAGGATTTGATTAAACATGTACAGATTGACGGTAAAACATTTTTTATTAGAGAAAGGGGACGCACCATTCATGAACGAAGTGCTATTCTTGTAGAGGACGGAATTTGTAAAGGTTATGCTTTTTTCGACCTAAACTACCAAGTACTTAATGTCAATGTTCTTAAAAATATATTAATACCAATAAAGCATACTTCGGATATTAAAAATATATTACAAGCATATATTTTAAAAAATAAAAATTTAAAAATAGTCTACTTGTAA
- a CDS encoding YggS family pyridoxal phosphate-dependent enzyme — MNIATRLTEIKKILPDNVVLVAVSKTKPVQDLMAAYNAGQRIFGENKIQEMTDKFEEMPKDIQWHMIGHVQRNKVKYMAPFVALVHGVDSLKLLQEINKQAEKNNRIISVLLQVFIADEETKFGFDKNEISEIFNSDFKNDYKNVKIEGLMGMATFTDKQEQIKEEFTTLKNLYDQFATANDLTVLSMGMSGDYKIAIDCGSTMVRIGSSIFGSR, encoded by the coding sequence ATGAATATTGCTACCCGGCTTACAGAAATAAAAAAAATACTACCGGATAATGTTGTACTTGTTGCGGTTTCAAAGACCAAACCTGTACAAGATTTGATGGCGGCATATAATGCGGGTCAGAGAATTTTTGGTGAAAATAAAATCCAAGAGATGACTGACAAATTTGAAGAAATGCCAAAAGATATTCAATGGCATATGATTGGACATGTACAGAGAAATAAAGTGAAATATATGGCGCCATTTGTAGCGCTCGTTCATGGCGTTGATAGTCTCAAACTTCTTCAGGAAATCAATAAACAAGCAGAAAAAAACAACCGCATAATTTCTGTACTATTGCAAGTTTTTATTGCAGACGAAGAAACGAAGTTTGGATTTGACAAAAATGAGATATCTGAAATTTTCAATTCAGATTTCAAAAATGATTATAAGAATGTCAAAATTGAAGGTTTGATGGGAATGGCAACATTTACAGATAAGCAAGAACAGATAAAAGAGGAATTTACAACTCTAAAAAACCTCTACGATCAATTTGCTACAGCTAATGATCTTACTGTACTTTCTATGGGAATGTCTGGAGATTATAAAATTGCGATAGATTGTGGGAGTACTATGGTGCGAATAGGCAGTAGCATATTTGGATCAAGATAA